In the Gemmatimonadales bacterium genome, TGCAGCGCCTGCGGCGTGTCCAGCGCCACCACGCGCCCGCGGTGGAGCAGCGCGACCTGGTCGCACCGCTCCGCCTCGTCCATGTAGGCCGTGGTGACGAACACCGTCACGCCCTCGGCCACCATCTCGTGCAGGATGAGCCACAGGTCGCGCCGGCTGATCGGGTCCACCCCGAAGGTCGGCTCGTCGAGCAGCAGGATCTCCGGGTGGTGCACCAGCGCGCAGCACAGCGACAGCTTCTGCTTCATCCCGCCCGACAGCTGGCCCGCGAGCCGGTGCTCGAAGGGGCCGAGGCTCGAGAAGCGGTACAGCCGCTCGAGCCGCGGCGGCCGGTCGGCCGCCGGCACCTGGTAGAGGTCGGCGTAGAACTCGATGTTCTCGCGCACCGTGAGGTCGTGGTAGAGGCCGAAGCGCTGCGCCATGTAGGCGATGTGCTCCTTCACGCCCTCGGGGTCCCTGGCCACGCTGACCCCGCCCACCAGCGCGTCGCCCGAGGTCGGCGGCAGCACGCCGGCCAGCATCCGGAGCGTGGTCGTCTTCCCGGCACCGTCCGGCCCCACCAGGCCGAACAGCGCGCCGCGCGGCACCTCGAGCGTGAGCCCGTCCACGGCCACGAGGTCCCGGAACCTCCGCGTGAGTCCGCGGACCGATATCGCGGACGGCGCGGAGCCGGAGGGCAGGGCAGTGGGGAGAGGGGCTGAGGGGCTGGTCTGCATTCCGGTCACTCGCCTCTGGTAACCACTGTCAACTTGCCGTCTGGCAGCTTCACCGCCCTCTCCCCACTCCCAACTGCACATCCGCCGGAATGCCGGGCTTCAGGTCGTAGCTCGAATCGGACGTGACGCGCACCTTGACGGCGTACACCAGCTTCACCCGCTCGTCGGTGGTCTGCACGTTCTTGGGCGTGAACTCCGCCTCGCTGGCGATGAAGCTCACGGCGCCGCGGTAGACCTTGCCCTTGTAGGTGTCGGCGGTAATCGTGGCGCCCTCGCCGAGGTGCACCGCGCCCACGCGGGTCTCGGGGATGTAGATGCGCACCCACCGGTCGTCGAGGTTCGTCACCGTGAGGACGGGCGCGCCGGCCGACACCGTCTCCCCGATCTCGCGGTCCTTCACGGTCACCACGCCCGCGAACGGGGCGCGGATCAGCGCGTTGGCCAGCATCGCGTCGATCTGCGCCACCGTGGCGCGGGCCTGGGCCACCGCCGCGCGCTGGGCCTCGATCCGCTCGGGGCGGGGCCCCACCTCGAGGAGCTGCAGCGCCTGCGCGGCCTGGTCGCGGTTGCTCTTGGCGACATCGAAGGCGAGCTGGTCCTTGTCGAGCGCCTCGCGGCTCACCGCGCCGCCGTCGAACAGGCGCCGGGTCCGGTCGAGGTCGCGCTGCGCGTCGGCGAGCCTCTGCTCGGCGGAGGCCAGTGCGTCGCGGCCCTGCTGGACCTCCTCGGTCCGGGACCCGCGCTGCAGCTCCGTGAGCAGCGCCTGCGCGGCCGCCAGCTGCGCCGCGGCCTGGGCCCGCCGCGCGTCCAGCTCGGTCCGGTCGAGGCGCGCCAGCAGCTGGCCCGCCTTCACCCGGTCGCCCTCGTCCACGAGGATCGTGTCGATGCGCCCGGCGGCCTGGAAGCCGAGTTGCGCATCGGTCGCCTCGACGGTGCCGGAGGCGTCGAGCGCGCCGGCGTCGGCACGCGGGCGTAGGAGGAAGTAGAGCACGACCGCCACGACCACCACGGCGACGATCGGCAGAATGCGCTTGCGGTTCATTGTCTCTCCCTAGCCCCAGGTCCCTGACCCCTGAACCCTCCCCAACCCCCAACCCCCAACCCCCGCCTTACTGCCCCACCGCCCTCGCCAGCCACTCCACCCCCAGCTCCCCCGTCACCCGCGCCAGCTCCACCCGAGCCGCGATCTCCGCGTTCCGCGCCTGCACCAGCCCGGCGCGGTTGGAGAGCAGCGCGGCCTCCGCGTCGAGGTAGTCCGTCTCGGTGCCCGAGCCGACCTGCACGCTGAGCAGGCGGATCCGCTCGACCTCCGCCGACTGGGCGACTGCCGTCGCCAGCGCCTCGACCGTCGCGCGCGCCGCGGTCACGGCCGCCAGCGCGGCGTCCACGCTCTGCTCGGTGGCCTGCTCGGCCACGCGGAGCTGCGCGGCGGCGGCCCGTGCGCCCGCTTCGTTCTGGCGAACGCCGTTCACGCCCGCGAACCCGGTGAAGATCGGGTAGGAAAGCTGCAGCTGCGCGCTCCAGTACGGCCGGTAACCCGTGAACACGTGGCCGTTCTCGAGGTAGGCGGCGTTGAGCTGCAGCGTGGGGAAGTAGGCCGCCCGGGCCGCGCCCACGCCGGCCGCCGCCGCTTCCGCCGCCCGCCGCGCCTGGGCGACGTCCGGGCTGCCGGCCTCCGCGCGCGCCACCAGGCTCGCGCGGTCGGCGAGGCTGGTGTCCGCCAGGCGCACGGCGGCGAGCCGGGTGCGCAGTGAGTCCACCGGCAACGCCACGAGCTGGGCGAGGTCGCGCTCCGCGACGTCGAGCTGGGCGCGGGACCCCACCTCGTCCGCGCGCGCCCGCGAGACCTGCGCGGCGAGGCGCAGGACCTCGACGTGCGCCGCCTTCCCCTGGGTCTCGAGCTGCCCGACGCGGCTCGCCTCCGCCTGGAGCGCGGCCAGCTCCTGCTCCTGGGCGTGGAGGATGTCGCGGGTGGTGAGCACCGAGAGGTACGCGCCGGCCACCCGGGCCACGAGCGCCGAGGACGTCGCGTCGAGCGCGGCCTCCGCCCGGCGCTCCTGCGCCTGCGCCAGGCGCACCTGCGAGCTGCGGCCCCCGAAGTCGAACAGCGTGTAGCCGAGGGACACCGCGCCCTGGCTCAGCGTGGAGTTGAACAGCGGAAGGTGCGCCGGATCGATGCCCGACAGCGGGTAGACCAGGTTGCCGATCTTGTATTGGCTGGTGGTGAGCGAAGCCGCGAGGCGCGGAAACAGCGGCGCCTGCGCGGTGCCCACCGAGGCGACGGCCGCGTCGCGGTTGGCGCGCGCGGCGGCGACGCTGGGATGCGAGTCGAGCGCCCGCCGCACGGCGGCGGCGAGCGTCAGCCGGCCCGTGTCCTGGGCCGCGAGCTGAACGGTCAGCAGCAGGGGAAGGATCATGACTGGCGGTCCTGCCTTGGGGTGTCGAGTCCGGCCGCCGCCGCCGCGGGCCCGGCGAACGCCGCCCTCAGGTTGCCGATCACGTGCTCGGCGATGAGCGAGCGCATGGCCGGATCGCCGGGATCGGTGCCGATGGCTTCCCGGATCGCCCGGCGCGCCAGGGCCAGGAACAGGGGCTGGCCCGCGATGCTCATCGCGAACAGGTGCGGCTCGCCCGGCCGGATCGTCCCGTCCGCCTGGCCCTCGGTGATGATGCGGGTGAACGACTCGAGGTTGCGCCGGATCACCAGCGCCACCGGCGGCGGCAACGGCCGGTCGCTCGCCAGCTCGCGCAGAATCAGGCGCGGCATCTCCGGGTGGCTCCAGATGTGCTCCAGGAAGGCGCGCGCCGCCGCCGCCAGGCGCTCGAGCGGCGGCCCCGGCTCCCGCGAGATCGCCGCGAGGCGGTCCGCCAGCGGCGTCGCGAAGCGCTGGATCACCGCGTGGTACAGCGCTTCCTTGGAGCCGAAGTGGTAGGTGATCGCGCCGAGGTTGGCGTGCGCCCGCGCGGTGATGT is a window encoding:
- a CDS encoding efflux RND transporter periplasmic adaptor subunit encodes the protein MNRKRILPIVAVVVVAVVLYFLLRPRADAGALDASGTVEATDAQLGFQAAGRIDTILVDEGDRVKAGQLLARLDRTELDARRAQAAAQLAAAQALLTELQRGSRTEEVQQGRDALASAEQRLADAQRDLDRTRRLFDGGAVSREALDKDQLAFDVAKSNRDQAAQALQLLEVGPRPERIEAQRAAVAQARATVAQIDAMLANALIRAPFAGVVTVKDREIGETVSAGAPVLTVTNLDDRWVRIYIPETRVGAVHLGEGATITADTYKGKVYRGAVSFIASEAEFTPKNVQTTDERVKLVYAVKVRVTSDSSYDLKPGIPADVQLGVGRGR
- a CDS encoding TetR/AcrR family transcriptional regulator, yielding MKQHLEIRERLLEAARQLFARDGFDAAGVRDITARAHANLGAITYHFGSKEALYHAVIQRFATPLADRLAAISREPGPPLERLAAAARAFLEHIWSHPEMPRLILRELASDRPLPPPVALVIRRNLESFTRIITEGQADGTIRPGEPHLFAMSIAGQPLFLALARRAIREAIGTDPGDPAMRSLIAEHVIGNLRAAFAGPAAAAAGLDTPRQDRQS
- a CDS encoding ABC transporter ATP-binding protein: MAVDGLTLEVPRGALFGLVGPDGAGKTTTLRMLAGVLPPTSGDALVGGVSVARDPEGVKEHIAYMAQRFGLYHDLTVRENIEFYADLYQVPAADRPPRLERLYRFSSLGPFEHRLAGQLSGGMKQKLSLCCALVHHPEILLLDEPTFGVDPISRRDLWLILHEMVAEGVTVFVTTAYMDEAERCDQVALLHRGRVVALDTPQALQRSYAGEMLSVHVTDRRAAAHVLSGVAAVRRAAVFGDAIHVTLGSRSADWPAAVRALQAAGIGVLGTSEAEPSLEDVFIDRVGERAGGGS
- a CDS encoding TolC family protein, which translates into the protein MILPLLLTVQLAAQDTGRLTLAAAVRRALDSHPSVAAARANRDAAVASVGTAQAPLFPRLAASLTTSQYKIGNLVYPLSGIDPAHLPLFNSTLSQGAVSLGYTLFDFGGRSSQVRLAQAQERRAEAALDATSSALVARVAGAYLSVLTTRDILHAQEQELAALQAEASRVGQLETQGKAAHVEVLRLAAQVSRARADEVGSRAQLDVAERDLAQLVALPVDSLRTRLAAVRLADTSLADRASLVARAEAGSPDVAQARRAAEAAAAGVGAARAAYFPTLQLNAAYLENGHVFTGYRPYWSAQLQLSYPIFTGFAGVNGVRQNEAGARAAAAQLRVAEQATEQSVDAALAAVTAARATVEALATAVAQSAEVERIRLLSVQVGSGTETDYLDAEAALLSNRAGLVQARNAEIAARVELARVTGELGVEWLARAVGQ